One part of the Herpetosiphon gulosus genome encodes these proteins:
- a CDS encoding tetratricopeptide repeat protein, which produces MLPDVPNKQQRADFRWYFDDYLKWPFLEFRTRAARVEADLVAVGKALFLTIFASSSAATKIYDEWISVDHGIPTLQILSLIPAVLSIPWELLHDDYGFLNQRRLNPVAIYRIAKTIPSTILRHQFAMPLRVLVVIARPDDVEFLDPRTSAQTILAQLQHLERDNKIKPGMIEFEFLRPPTYDQLARRLQNATKPVHVLHFDGHGGFSNLQHGSPYESMAFKAAHTNQGVLAFETADHHLNIVHASDFAKLLNGAGVRLVLLDACQTSVMDTSESDDTDYQRQQALGSVATQLLAAGVPAVVAMSASVVPMTTALFFGEFYGLIAKGQSVPLALERARQALQSQPVRLYLSQNPDKDAESITLEDWWLPHFYQQREINLIPTGKPRRPKPAKLSGFVENPLQRPFVGRAKELLHLERALLNGKIVLLHGFGGIGKTRLASEAAAWLTQTKLYHGALLLSFEHGGSHIALLSAIARHYALPETDSHDLQAAVQRFKPHLRSKPLLIIADNLESILPNAGNAELNVLDANERHTLWDCVLSLRQAGAGMILTCRDFDLRDSRLQQGPFTHLVPMRGLDAPAAYRFATALLDDLAIDRRRAPKLQLSTLLARLDHHPLAMGLTLRALREPSLSIEQLLSDYCSLLARFTDETDQNQRHHSLDASLTYSLQRLSPDQREWLARLAPFEGGALELFLLEITKIPAVQWPQLRVALEHAALIQVELLGGGLVFLRFHPTLTPYIRRQYRSPNDLEQRFVECYCELLEESRLEDTQHSQATRVLVQYELPNLQRTIQRLLALNEINAAVVRIINLNHFYYIFGMQRERNLLNQQLAQHMSSSKQLSENEYLHESELGNAEFVQGNYNGALQRFQQLLIRIVHQPSGQSYGLGSYTHCLTLSQIGDCLLKLGSILEAQDIYQQALIMIERLSAQQKDNRFYIRQQAILLARLADCNVDEGQFKQAQLFYEQAIDIFQRLDDLQSQAVTLVQLGTLSLQQHIYNEANQRYHEALNIYQRLKEPKGEATINHQLGRVAEKQEDWLKAEQYYRQSLIIKEKLNDSLGIATTCSQLAIVAQFLGNPDEAENWYQRALKIPHIPILYYAHWLSNLANLIVTQVETGNWACNRLTEAQGYAEEVLRIKEMLDPSRTEIWTTFGILADIAKLVDLSDQASHYRQQARIAYISHNGNRWHINRQFGQLIAEIVAATQGDQKYRTILTAEFSKMQKNNGINLLEVIHRIWAGERDWQSLCSDLNNQYSLLIVRVIEELEEKRQK; this is translated from the coding sequence ATGTTGCCTGATGTGCCAAACAAACAGCAACGGGCCGATTTTCGATGGTATTTTGACGACTACTTGAAATGGCCATTCCTAGAATTTCGGACACGAGCTGCCAGGGTAGAGGCTGATCTCGTAGCAGTTGGCAAAGCGCTCTTTCTGACAATCTTTGCATCGAGTTCGGCTGCAACGAAAATTTATGATGAGTGGATAAGTGTTGATCATGGTATTCCAACCTTGCAAATATTGAGTCTGATTCCGGCGGTGCTGAGCATCCCATGGGAGTTATTGCATGATGACTATGGCTTTTTAAACCAACGACGATTGAATCCCGTTGCTATTTACCGCATTGCAAAAACGATTCCTTCAACCATCTTAAGACACCAATTTGCAATGCCCTTGCGGGTATTGGTCGTCATCGCGAGGCCTGATGATGTCGAATTTCTTGACCCACGGACATCAGCCCAGACTATTCTTGCGCAATTACAGCACTTAGAGCGGGATAACAAAATTAAGCCTGGCATGATCGAATTCGAGTTTTTGCGTCCACCAACCTACGATCAGCTGGCGCGACGTTTGCAAAATGCCACCAAACCCGTGCATGTGTTGCATTTCGATGGCCATGGTGGTTTTTCAAATCTCCAACACGGGAGTCCATACGAATCGATGGCATTTAAGGCCGCGCATACGAATCAAGGTGTTTTAGCCTTTGAAACAGCGGATCATCATCTCAATATAGTCCATGCAAGTGATTTTGCAAAATTGTTGAATGGTGCTGGCGTGCGCTTGGTCTTGTTGGATGCCTGTCAAACCAGTGTGATGGATACCAGTGAAAGCGACGATACTGACTACCAACGGCAACAAGCCTTGGGGAGTGTAGCAACTCAGTTGTTGGCGGCAGGTGTGCCCGCTGTGGTGGCCATGAGTGCCAGTGTCGTTCCTATGACCACCGCACTCTTTTTCGGCGAATTCTATGGCTTGATCGCGAAGGGCCAGTCGGTACCACTGGCTTTGGAGCGCGCACGTCAAGCCTTGCAAAGCCAGCCTGTGCGCTTGTACTTGTCACAGAATCCAGACAAAGATGCTGAATCAATTACCTTAGAGGACTGGTGGTTACCCCATTTTTATCAGCAACGTGAGATTAATCTTATCCCAACTGGCAAACCACGTCGCCCCAAGCCTGCCAAACTGTCGGGCTTTGTGGAAAACCCCTTGCAACGCCCGTTTGTGGGTCGTGCCAAAGAGCTATTACATCTAGAACGAGCCTTGCTCAATGGTAAAATTGTCTTGTTGCATGGTTTTGGCGGCATTGGTAAAACCCGTCTTGCCAGCGAAGCCGCCGCCTGGCTGACCCAAACCAAGCTCTATCACGGCGCATTGCTGCTGTCATTTGAACATGGTGGAAGCCACATTGCCTTGCTCAGTGCGATTGCCCGCCATTATGCGTTGCCCGAAACCGATTCGCACGATTTGCAAGCAGCCGTGCAGCGCTTCAAGCCGCACCTACGCAGCAAGCCATTGCTGATTATTGCGGATAATTTGGAGAGCATTTTGCCCAACGCGGGCAATGCCGAGCTGAATGTCTTGGATGCGAACGAACGCCACACCCTGTGGGATTGTGTTCTGAGCTTGCGGCAAGCAGGCGCAGGCATGATTTTGACCTGTCGTGATTTTGATTTGCGCGATAGTCGCTTGCAGCAAGGCCCCTTCACGCACTTGGTGCCCATGCGCGGCTTGGATGCACCCGCAGCCTACCGTTTTGCCACGGCCTTGCTCGATGATTTGGCGATTGATCGGCGGCGTGCGCCAAAACTGCAACTAAGCACGCTTTTGGCGCGGCTTGATCATCACCCGCTGGCCATGGGCTTGACCTTGCGAGCCTTACGCGAACCCAGTTTGAGCATTGAACAACTGCTGAGCGACTATTGCAGCCTGCTCGCTCGATTCACCGATGAAACCGACCAGAACCAACGCCATCACTCATTGGATGCCTCGCTCACCTACTCGCTGCAACGCCTCAGTCCTGATCAACGCGAGTGGCTAGCCCGCCTCGCTCCATTTGAAGGAGGTGCATTAGAACTATTCCTTTTAGAGATTACCAAGATTCCTGCTGTGCAATGGCCCCAACTCCGCGTTGCTTTAGAGCATGCGGCATTAATCCAAGTAGAGCTACTTGGTGGCGGTTTAGTATTCTTGCGTTTTCACCCAACCCTTACGCCCTATATCCGTCGACAATACCGATCTCCAAATGATTTAGAACAACGTTTTGTCGAGTGTTATTGCGAACTCTTAGAGGAGAGTCGTCTTGAGGATACACAACACTCTCAAGCGACTCGGGTATTAGTGCAATATGAACTACCCAATTTGCAAAGAACAATCCAAAGGTTATTAGCTTTGAATGAAATTAATGCCGCAGTGGTTAGAATAATAAATTTGAATCACTTTTATTACATTTTTGGCATGCAACGTGAGCGCAATCTGCTCAATCAACAACTTGCCCAGCATATGTCCTCTAGCAAACAGCTTTCTGAAAATGAATATCTGCATGAAAGTGAGCTTGGCAATGCGGAATTTGTGCAAGGTAACTATAATGGGGCGCTCCAACGCTTTCAGCAGCTTTTAATTCGTATTGTACACCAACCAAGTGGTCAATCATATGGTCTTGGTTCATATACACATTGCCTAACGCTTTCTCAAATTGGGGACTGTTTACTAAAATTGGGATCTATTCTTGAGGCTCAAGATATCTATCAACAAGCATTAATTATGATTGAACGGCTATCTGCTCAACAAAAGGATAATCGTTTTTATATTCGACAACAAGCTATACTATTGGCCAGACTTGCTGATTGCAACGTTGATGAAGGTCAATTCAAGCAAGCTCAACTTTTCTATGAGCAAGCGATAGATATTTTTCAAAGGCTTGATGATTTACAAAGCCAGGCCGTAACTTTAGTCCAACTTGGCACGTTATCCTTGCAACAACATATATATAATGAGGCTAATCAAAGATATCATGAGGCACTAAACATTTATCAGCGTTTAAAGGAACCAAAAGGCGAGGCAACTATCAACCATCAGCTTGGTAGAGTTGCCGAGAAACAAGAAGATTGGTTAAAAGCAGAACAGTACTATCGCCAAAGTCTTATAATCAAAGAAAAGTTGAATGATAGCCTTGGTATTGCTACTACATGCAGCCAATTAGCAATTGTTGCACAATTCTTAGGAAACCCAGACGAAGCTGAAAACTGGTATCAACGAGCGTTAAAAATACCTCATATACCAATACTATATTATGCACACTGGCTCAGCAATCTTGCCAATTTGATTGTCACCCAAGTTGAAACAGGAAATTGGGCATGTAATAGACTGACTGAGGCGCAAGGCTATGCTGAAGAAGTATTGAGGATTAAAGAGATGCTTGACCCGTCGCGTACCGAAATATGGACAACCTTTGGTATTCTTGCCGATATAGCCAAATTGGTAGATCTGTCAGATCAAGCATCTCACTATCGCCAACAGGCACGAATTGCCTATATATCCCATAATGGTAACAGATGGCATATAAATAGGCAGTTTGGGCAATTGATTGCAGAAATTGTGGCAGCAACCCAAGGAGATCAAAAATATCGAACTATACTTACTGCTGAATTCTCTAAAATGCAAAAAAACAATGGGATTAACCTTCTAGAAGTTATCCATCGTATTTGGGCAGGTGAACGTGATTGGCAATCGCTATGTTCAGATCTGAATAATCAATATTCGTTATTGATTGTAAGAGTCATAGAAGAATTAGAAGAAAAAAGACAAAAGTAA
- a CDS encoding NERD domain-containing protein, with translation MARMIPDIGPIANDSHRAEPDIYWRLKKQLDESFIVIHSIPWISTKAREIDHRDVPTGEIDFLILHPIYGILALEVKGGVIAFERTTFVYRDGRKLQPVNQLRRGVHSLQPWIQKQGFPFIRIGYGIVLPDSDLGGKPVPPALMDINPESPKHIAFDKTSLKHFGKAVMSLMQHWKQALAVKDTTAQIIDQIVDLICPMADYTQRWSTRILSDAHQWLALTDEQQKHLDRMHTQQRMVLTGRSGTGKTLLALTHARSLANNALRVLFVVFNVELAQYLKAQLNDTTINVTTFHKLCTDARRILGLSVSFDDNWFHEAPKVFQLAVDAQQLGDYDALIIDEGQVFKQEWLLSFTQWFIDKPILICCDETQVFSYESKIAASEIAQIINVPNPFTLSMNLRSPRSVFDRLCEVLPSDYEQISPRPHEQDTLRELASDFPLQTLFESIYILHNAGVSAQDITVVYLQDEPMYRNAFQKKYSQKQHDLKQLKERISSEHHLHSRYQYQLHSLEDDHRTYTSLYDIYKNVESYVNKTISIRKYRGLESPIVIIYVSGEERVDDTMLACAYARATSLCIVIYPTEKFFISKTSQFISVVMRDIPDVKTIIKQRWPPYRSMHMSSIFTTLPDIRWSHTWQGWSVMEEQSLSISTALWVLHLALSSQYPVFLASTPERTPNDWSLREYAHISLDAWKVYPIKGHYELKWCDVCHRIARWKRSHCLDCLSDDDVRLPNEIQDLQRYELIVTNPSNFSPAEKRKLSLFLLALGYWRTLSVEEQAVIAQSIQGQMVLVGPMIRFFQLLVGITIIKSKLGSTIRRDILINQYKNWFTELNELPASMFRDQISIALNSWKSQGWIEKEQVKIPGIYRRLAILPKEA, from the coding sequence ATGGCCCGTATGATTCCCGATATTGGACCAATCGCGAACGATAGCCATCGAGCTGAACCAGATATTTATTGGAGATTAAAGAAGCAGTTGGATGAGAGCTTTATCGTTATTCATAGTATTCCTTGGATAAGTACCAAGGCTCGTGAAATCGATCATCGGGATGTTCCAACTGGTGAAATCGATTTCCTCATTCTGCACCCGATCTATGGTATTCTCGCATTAGAGGTCAAAGGTGGTGTTATTGCATTTGAACGAACAACATTTGTGTATCGTGATGGGCGAAAACTTCAGCCAGTTAATCAGCTTCGCCGTGGCGTTCATTCCCTACAACCTTGGATTCAGAAACAAGGCTTTCCGTTTATCCGGATAGGGTATGGCATCGTTTTGCCAGACTCTGATCTGGGAGGGAAGCCGGTTCCTCCGGCACTGATGGATATCAACCCTGAATCACCGAAGCATATTGCCTTTGATAAAACATCATTGAAACACTTCGGGAAAGCGGTTATGAGCCTGATGCAACATTGGAAGCAAGCGCTCGCCGTAAAAGATACAACAGCACAGATTATTGACCAAATTGTCGATCTCATCTGCCCCATGGCTGACTATACCCAGCGGTGGTCAACACGGATTCTGAGTGACGCACACCAGTGGCTCGCATTAACAGATGAACAGCAAAAACACCTTGATCGCATGCACACCCAGCAACGGATGGTGTTGACGGGACGAAGTGGAACAGGGAAAACGCTTCTTGCACTCACGCATGCTCGATCCTTAGCAAACAACGCATTGCGGGTACTCTTTGTCGTCTTTAATGTAGAATTAGCACAGTATCTTAAAGCCCAACTTAATGATACAACTATCAACGTAACAACATTCCATAAACTTTGTACCGATGCACGCCGTATACTTGGATTGAGCGTGTCCTTTGATGATAATTGGTTTCATGAGGCACCAAAAGTGTTCCAACTCGCCGTTGATGCACAGCAGTTGGGCGATTATGATGCCCTGATTATTGATGAAGGACAAGTATTTAAGCAAGAGTGGCTTCTTTCCTTTACCCAATGGTTTATTGATAAGCCAATTCTTATTTGTTGTGATGAGACGCAAGTATTTTCATATGAATCGAAAATAGCAGCTAGTGAGATTGCTCAGATCATCAATGTTCCCAATCCTTTCACATTATCCATGAATCTGCGTTCGCCTCGGAGCGTCTTTGATCGATTATGCGAAGTTTTGCCATCAGATTATGAACAGATTTCTCCGCGACCACATGAGCAAGACACGCTTCGCGAGTTGGCATCTGACTTTCCCTTGCAGACCCTTTTTGAGTCAATTTATATCCTCCATAATGCCGGCGTTAGTGCTCAGGATATTACCGTAGTCTATTTGCAAGATGAACCAATGTATCGAAACGCTTTTCAAAAAAAATACAGCCAAAAACAACACGATCTTAAGCAGTTGAAAGAACGCATCTCATCTGAGCACCATCTTCACTCCCGATATCAGTACCAACTTCACTCCCTAGAGGATGATCATAGAACATACACGTCTTTATATGATATCTATAAAAACGTGGAGTCATATGTTAATAAAACAATTTCTATCCGTAAATACCGCGGCTTAGAGTCGCCCATTGTTATCATCTATGTGAGTGGAGAAGAACGAGTAGATGATACTATGCTGGCCTGCGCGTATGCACGAGCTACGAGTTTGTGTATCGTAATTTATCCAACAGAGAAATTTTTTATTTCAAAAACATCACAGTTTATCTCAGTAGTTATGCGTGATATACCTGATGTGAAGACGATCATTAAGCAACGATGGCCACCATATCGAAGCATGCATATGTCTTCCATTTTCACAACATTACCAGATATACGATGGTCTCACACATGGCAAGGATGGTCTGTAATGGAAGAGCAAAGTTTATCCATTTCCACAGCCTTATGGGTACTTCACCTTGCCCTCTCCTCACAGTACCCAGTTTTTCTTGCTTCTACTCCAGAGCGTACTCCAAACGATTGGAGTTTAAGAGAATATGCGCATATTTCACTTGATGCGTGGAAAGTCTATCCCATAAAAGGCCACTATGAGCTTAAATGGTGTGATGTATGTCATCGGATCGCTCGCTGGAAACGATCGCACTGCCTTGATTGTCTTAGTGACGATGATGTAAGACTTCCAAACGAAATACAGGATTTACAGCGGTATGAATTAATTGTAACCAATCCCTCCAATTTTTCGCCGGCAGAGAAGCGAAAACTTTCTCTATTTTTGCTCGCTTTGGGATACTGGAGAACACTTAGCGTAGAAGAACAAGCTGTTATTGCTCAATCGATTCAAGGGCAAATGGTACTCGTTGGGCCAATGATTCGCTTCTTTCAACTTCTGGTTGGGATTACTATTATCAAGTCTAAGCTTGGTTCCACAATTCGTCGCGATATACTCATCAACCAATACAAAAATTGGTTTACTGAATTAAATGAGCTGCCTGCATCAATGTTCCGTGATCAGATATCGATTGCATTAAATTCGTGGAAATCGCAAGGATGGATCGAGAAGGAACAGGTGAAGATTCCTGGTATATATAGACGCTTAGCAATCCTTCCGAAAGAAGCATAG
- a CDS encoding recombinase family protein codes for MARIGYARVSSVGQSLSTQIAKLAACDKIYQETQSGTTAKRPQLAACLEYLREGDTLVVTRLDRLARSTYHLCQIAAELTRKQVDLHVLDQQINTHDATGRLVFHMLGAIAQFETELRAERQMDGIRLAKARGVAFGRRKTLLPEQIAELQARRRDGITIRNLMKEYRLSKATIYRYLNQAQSL; via the coding sequence ATGGCACGCATCGGCTATGCTCGCGTTAGTTCTGTTGGCCAAAGTCTGAGTACCCAGATTGCCAAACTGGCAGCGTGTGACAAGATCTATCAAGAAACGCAGAGCGGCACAACGGCAAAGCGTCCGCAACTAGCGGCCTGTCTCGAATATCTTCGTGAAGGCGATACGCTGGTTGTCACGCGTCTTGATCGTTTAGCCCGTTCCACGTATCACCTCTGCCAAATTGCGGCTGAGCTTACGCGAAAACAGGTCGATCTCCATGTATTAGATCAACAGATTAATACGCATGATGCCACAGGGCGGCTCGTCTTCCATATGTTGGGGGCCATTGCGCAGTTTGAAACCGAGTTGCGGGCAGAGCGACAGATGGATGGAATACGACTAGCGAAGGCACGGGGAGTCGCCTTTGGGAGGCGTAAGACCCTTCTCCCGGAACAGATTGCAGAATTACAGGCACGGCGGCGCGATGGCATCACGATTCGCAACTTGATGAAGGAGTATCGACTTTCCAAAGCAACCATCTATCGTTATTTAAATCAGGCTCAATCCCTATAA